Below is a window of Watersipora subatra chromosome 11, tzWatSuba1.1, whole genome shotgun sequence DNA.
GcatctattttattatttcacaattttaaagcattttaaaatgTGATTCCACAGCAgttcattattgttgttaaaaTGAATTGATTTAATTAGCATGAAAAAAAGgataatatttttagttttatacaatTTCAATTGAATTGTATAGAAATTTCACAACAAATGGGGACAAATGGTGGAATATTACACACACAACTGATTACGAGTTACAGATCTTTGGCTATGAATATGGCCCAAAAGCAGCTATAAAGTTGACTTCAATTACCTACCGACTTGCAAAGTCCATTTTCAGCAAGTTCTGGTACATATGAAGACAAGTATACATTTGTCAGGGTGCTCCAGTTATCAAACAATTCTTTAATTGTCTTCGAGTTTTCTCCATCAGGCATACGAGGATTTTCGATGGCATCGACAATGTCTTCTACACCCTTTGTGCCAGGTGCTTCGAAAGGGGGATATGGACGCGCTTTCAGTTCAGCTTCTTCTTCTTCTGGATAAAAAATGAATCCATTCAGTTCTCCTTTAGCCAATCTTCTTAGCCCTATGTCCATTCTTCGCACTAGCTCGTGCATCACCCCCAGCTTAAGTTTTTTGCAGGCTGATTTCAGCAGTTTGTGGTTCTCTTCAGTTATTTGGTCATCACCATTTTTGGCATTTTGAATGAGCTCTTCTCTGTGTTCGTTGTAAAATTGTACTGCTTCTGAGTAGTACAAACTAATCTTCTGGTCCGCATTCTTTTCCTGTTTGTTGAGGTAGGAAATACCGTTATCAACATTTTCAacagcttttaaaaactttcttcgAATCTCATCAAAGCTTAAATATTGATAGTCCAGCCTCGTTGCTATCTCATTCAGGTTTTCTGCATCATAGATCAATCCCAGCAAAGGCTTCTGAGTCTGATCTAAAGTAACACCAAAATTTTCTAAACGTTTCTGCGCTTCTGTAACATCCATAACCTCATCACTGTTTGTGCACCTTTGAACGATAGCGACACTCATCACAATCTCCATCATGTTTTTCAGAGCCTCCCGTGCATTCACTCGTAATCCATTCCCCATTAGCTGTAGCATTTGTTTCTCATCAATATCGGATATATCTTCGGTTGGCGTATCTTCTAGTCCACTTTTTCCGGCGAGTGTTGGAGTTACCTCATTTGCTTGAAAGGTGTTTTTAACCATACCTTTTTTGGAAAATGAGAACACAGAATCATTTTTGCTATGAGATTTCATTCTGGCTGAAGGGCAGCCTGTTTCACTCATACTTGAGGCCTGTTGGCTTATCGACTCTACTGTTTCCTCACCTCTTAAAGATATCTGTACAAGATTCCTGTAAATCATAATCAGGATCCAATATAGTACTGAGATGAGTGATCCACAAACTGTTTTTCTGTTGCCCCTCAGAGATGATCAAGACTTTAACATGACAATTCAAATAAGGAATGCTGCTGAATTTATCtggcagcatcctaaattatttCTCAGAATAAAATTGGCATAATATACTTACATAAATGACACATAGTACAACTACCACGTGATTCACAAAGCCATCGTTCACaacataaattaaataaaaaattttgatctGCTTCTAGGCCAGTTAAACTATAGCAACAAATGGACATTATGCCACAAAAGATGAATGAACATTCAGTCAATAAAATTACTGAACCATAATTTTCCAGTTGGTTCTGTTGAGGAAATTTGGCTGATTATAGAAAGttgatattaaaagattcaTACTCAAACTACCTGAGCATGGTTAAAGCATGAAACATAGTGATTTGGAATTTTAAGGGACAACATGTTCTTACAAATTACAAAGTCACAATATGAAAGACCATAAAATGCCTTGCACCAGGATGTTACTACTAAGATGAACACCGTTGGCATAGCTGTTACAGCTGCTAGTTCAACTTTTATTAGTGACTAGTTGTACTACTGTATATCCGTACTGTATATCAGTGATTAAAGGAGATACAAAAGACACTGAACAACAAGAGTGCCAAACTTAGTGCAATTTAAACCAGTCGCATGCAATATCTTGACCAATCAGTCAAACCAGCTGGACAAACTGGATCAGCAGGACCAGCCAAGATTGACCAAACAGATACATATATGTCCTCCAAACACACCATCAGCCAAATAAGTGATGTACTAACCAGTCAGGTGGAACACTTAGGAGCAGGGCTTACTAAAAGAGGGTGACATAAAAAGTGAAGTCTCTTCAAGTTAATCTACAGTAGAAGTGCCTGTGATCATACTCACTTGTGCATTCTGTCTAAACATGAGCAATATAATTCTAaaacaaatacaaacaaaagCACTCCTTATTGCTAAGCTCCACAAAGGTTAGTGACAATAGTCAAGTGTTTGAATTCAAGATGGTTGGagtcagtgtcgtatagtttcacagagtcccgtgaccaaaagccggaaacaaaaacgtccgattccaaacaaacccgatcgacatactgatctctaatggaatattcttacctcgctctcaacatctcactcttttgcatttactttattttattacaaaaaatcattgatCGTTTCTTGTAGAAAAAtttgtcctttttcaaatggtgtataatacaataatcaatttcaaaggaactgccaatgggagtaatttttgttggttagtgttgcggcctctccattataacttatataaaacaatagtgggcgCGGCTTGTTTGCTTGGAGCCGTGCGAGCTTCGATATGCGCATACGTTAGCAGCaaaactctgtgaagttatatagctctgtactgtcagagtcatatagctttaaaaagtctcgcgaccaaaaccggaaacaaaaacgtccgattccaaacaaacccgatcgacatactgatctataatggaatattcatacctcgctctcaataccgctcttttttgcatttactttacgtttttacaaaaacgttattagcacctttttgtaggaaattttgttttctttcaaatggttcatgatacaacaatcaatttcaaagtgactgctaatgggagtagtttttgttgattaatgttgcggcctctccattataacttatataaaaatagtaggcgtggcctgtttgtttggaatcgagcgagctcccgtatacgcttctgttggtcgcgggactctgtgaaactatacggctctggttgGAGTCATGAACTGGCCAAAATATAGGCTTTCTTTATAATGGTGGCAGCAGTAAGATCTCCAGATTTCGGTTTTCACATCAACTCAAGCGATTCTTGTGATAGA
It encodes the following:
- the LOC137407934 gene encoding uncharacterized protein, which encodes MSTTSTELDDSQESSSVCEPVIDQDDNDCRTTNEFDAKTAASVSVYSKSTLRKVKNLVQISLRGEETVESISQQASSMSETGCPSARMKSHSKNDSVFSFSKKGMVKNTFQANEVTPTLAGKSGLEDTPTEDISDIDEKQMLQLMGNGLRVNAREALKNMMEIVMSVAIVQRCTNSDEVMDVTEAQKRLENFGVTLDQTQKPLLGLIYDAENLNEIATRLDYQYLSFDEIRRKFLKAVENVDNGISYLNKQEKNADQKISLYYSEAVQFYNEHREELIQNAKNGDDQITEENHKLLKSACKKLKLGVMHELVRRMDIGLRRLAKGELNGFIFYPEEEEAELKARPYPPFEAPGTKGVEDIVDAIENPRMPDGENSKTIKELFDNWSTLTNVYLSSYVPELAENGLCKSKPADDYFECDISLATKLFTKDKKTQKPRAMSLYGKFKGVLKDNKCLKQDKGYLNEEIERLRQETDDLRAQLKVSKQTSLHVSCEQDSDSDDDAIEFEWIPGSSDE